One segment of Streptomyces bathyalis DNA contains the following:
- a CDS encoding WhiB family transcriptional regulator, which yields MDWRYRAACRDEDPELFFPIGSSGPALMQIEEAKAVCRVCPVRSQCETFGFGEYDGVWGGLSAAERRRANGADRVGPSAA from the coding sequence ATGGACTGGCGGTACCGGGCCGCGTGCCGGGACGAAGACCCTGAGCTGTTCTTTCCCATCGGCTCATCGGGGCCCGCGCTGATGCAGATCGAGGAGGCCAAGGCGGTCTGCCGCGTCTGCCCTGTGAGAAGTCAGTGCGAGACCTTCGGATTCGGTGAGTACGACGGGGTCTGGGGTGGCCTTTCGGCCGCCGAGCGGCGACGCGCCAACGGGGCCGACCGGGTCGGGCCGTCCGCGGCATGA